A region of Allocoleopsis franciscana PCC 7113 DNA encodes the following proteins:
- a CDS encoding WD40 repeat domain-containing protein: MAFKSIVELSAKETLSDYVTAIAWSPVGNLLAVASGAGEICLLKDFVGLSLCPPTGQSVDALAFSWDGKWLASGGQDGNITLWQMEPDVPKIADTLECGSTWVDRLDWNPTCNYLAFNRGKTVQIWDADRTEEVTSLVGVASPQDIRWSPDGKRLAIAVKSNIHIWNAHNWNERLYQWELTSPASAIAWSSDAAYLASAIHDLSVGVLDWSKAQHLQREPLNEDELPAILCGFPGKVRKLAWADLPPSADLPPILAVATRELVTMWMQSPKGWESWVLDLHGGKVLDVAFQPQSGLLASVSEDGWIILWQAALEATQILEGAEEGFSCLAWHPTGRYLAAGGQRGELLVWSTCTDV, from the coding sequence ATGGCTTTCAAATCTATCGTAGAGTTGAGCGCAAAAGAAACTTTATCCGATTATGTAACAGCGATCGCCTGGTCGCCCGTAGGCAATCTCTTAGCTGTTGCTTCTGGTGCCGGAGAAATATGCTTACTGAAGGATTTTGTGGGTCTGTCCTTGTGTCCGCCAACAGGTCAATCGGTCGATGCTTTAGCCTTTTCATGGGATGGCAAGTGGTTGGCAAGCGGTGGGCAAGATGGCAATATTACGCTGTGGCAGATGGAACCCGATGTACCTAAAATCGCGGATACGCTTGAATGTGGTTCTACCTGGGTCGATCGCCTAGATTGGAATCCGACTTGTAATTATTTGGCGTTTAATCGAGGGAAAACTGTTCAGATTTGGGATGCAGATCGGACTGAAGAGGTTACTAGTCTGGTAGGGGTGGCGAGTCCCCAAGATATCCGCTGGTCGCCGGATGGCAAACGTTTGGCGATCGCTGTCAAAAGCAATATCCACATCTGGAATGCCCACAACTGGAATGAACGGCTGTATCAGTGGGAGTTGACCTCACCAGCCAGTGCGATCGCTTGGTCGTCTGATGCTGCCTATCTCGCTAGCGCGATTCATGACCTTAGTGTTGGAGTTCTGGACTGGTCGAAAGCGCAACACCTCCAGCGTGAACCACTCAATGAAGATGAACTCCCTGCAATCCTGTGTGGCTTTCCCGGAAAAGTGCGGAAGCTGGCATGGGCAGATCTCCCACCCTCAGCCGACTTGCCTCCAATTCTAGCCGTGGCAACCCGTGAACTAGTAACAATGTGGATGCAATCGCCGAAAGGCTGGGAAAGTTGGGTACTGGACCTACACGGTGGTAAGGTCTTGGATGTGGCGTTTCAACCCCAGAGTGGTTTACTTGCCTCTGTTTCAGAAGATGGCTGGATTATTTTATGGCAAGCTGCCCTGGAAGCAACTCAGATTCTCGAAGGTGCAGAGGAAGGATTTTCTTGTTTGGCATGGCATCCCACGGGACGGTATTTAGCCGCAGGAGGACAGAGGGGTGAATTATTGGTCTGGTCTACTTGCACGGATGTTTAA
- a CDS encoding GTP-binding protein — protein sequence MTPKQVDELEAYIRSFKQGARVIQTQYAQVPLPLILNVNFNESSLYQSITSAAHHLEQEHHEHHSHHLENDGFMAVSFEIDRPLNLSKFQIFIDNLSPNIYRAKGILWFQGSQLRHVFQLTGKRCDLKSERSHLPSCNQLVFIGRTLNADAIRQQLAECIAR from the coding sequence GTGACACCTAAGCAAGTTGATGAACTAGAAGCCTATATTCGTTCCTTTAAGCAAGGCGCTAGAGTTATCCAAACACAATATGCACAGGTGCCATTGCCACTAATTTTGAATGTCAACTTTAACGAGTCTAGCCTCTATCAAAGTATTACATCAGCCGCTCACCATCTGGAGCAAGAGCATCACGAGCATCATTCTCACCATCTGGAGAATGATGGGTTTATGGCAGTTTCATTTGAAATCGATCGTCCCTTAAATCTGTCCAAGTTTCAAATTTTTATTGATAATTTATCACCTAATATTTATCGAGCAAAGGGCATTCTCTGGTTTCAGGGGAGTCAGTTACGCCATGTGTTTCAACTTACTGGTAAGCGATGTGACTTGAAAAGCGAACGTTCTCACCTACCAAGTTGTAACCAACTCGTTTTCATTGGACGAACGTTGAATGCAGACGCGATTAGACAACAATTAGCAGAATGCATCGCGAGGTAA
- a CDS encoding TIGR02652 family protein: MTSIPSDYPIFGTEIRCPQCHQPIPALLLTDSYICPKHGAFEANPNTGELIHVQSGRCWHQWEGQWYRQHIHPDTLRFEIAEALEHLYQNGYRATQVIVAQRYKEMLGNSLEHHADWFEQFCFVKQRLYGVPVEFSPDQHTEPRWKIMNFEFQTEPGNPTNYTYPFLKAWR; the protein is encoded by the coding sequence ATGACTTCTATCCCCTCGGACTATCCCATATTCGGCACAGAGATTCGATGTCCTCAGTGCCATCAACCAATTCCAGCCTTGCTACTCACAGACTCTTACATTTGCCCTAAGCATGGAGCTTTTGAAGCCAATCCCAATACAGGGGAGTTAATTCATGTTCAGTCGGGGCGATGCTGGCATCAATGGGAAGGTCAATGGTATCGTCAGCATATTCATCCCGATACCCTGCGCTTTGAAATCGCTGAGGCACTTGAGCACCTTTATCAAAATGGATATCGAGCAACCCAGGTGATCGTTGCTCAACGGTATAAAGAGATGCTTGGCAACAGCTTAGAACATCATGCAGACTGGTTTGAGCAGTTTTGTTTTGTGAAGCAACGACTGTATGGAGTGCCAGTGGAATTTAGCCCAGACCAACATACAGAACCTCGTTGGAAAATTATGAACTTTGAGTTTCAAACTGAACCGGGGAACCCAACGAACTATACTTATCCATTTCTCAAAGCATGGCGTTAA